The Gemmatimonas phototrophica region AGAGGCCAAGGCTGCCGGCAACGCCACGCAGAAGCTCACTGTGGTCGATGAGAATCCAACGGAGAGTGTCCTGCTCTTCAATGCTGGCTATCCGGCGCTGCAGGCAGTCCCGCTGTCCCGCGTGGCCCGCCTCGAGGAATTCCCGCGCAACACACTGGAGCAGGCGGACGGCCGGGTACTGGTGCAATACCGCGGCGCGCTCATGCCCATCCTGCCGTCGAATCCCGCGATGGACATCATGGCCATGGACCCGCGCCCGGTCATCGTCTTCTCCAACGGCGAGCAGTCACTGGGCATCGCCGTGGACGAGATCCGGGACATCGTGGAAGACCACATCACGTTGCAGCGCGTGGCGACTCGCGCCGGCGTACTTGGAGTGACCGTCATTGCCGAGCGGGCCACTGAGGTGGTCGATCTGGACTGGTACTTCCGCGAGGCGTTGGGCACCAAACGGTCGCCATCCCTTACTCCCGTCATGGGTACCGCGAGGATTGCCGCATGAGCGCCAGCGTAACCGGCAGCATTGCCCCAACCGAGTTTGTCACCTTCCGGCTGGCGCACCAGTGGATTGGCATTCCTGTCCTCATCGTGCAGGAGGTGCTCATGACGCATCGCATTGCGCACGTACCGCTGGCACAGGAAGCCATTCCGGGCCTGCTCAACCTGCGCGGCCAGATTGTGACCGCCGTGGATCTCCGCAGTACGCTCCGCCTGCCACCACGACAGGCGGATGCCGACTACATGAACGTCGTGGTGCGCTACGAGGGTGAACTCTTTGCCTTCATGGTGGATGATGTGGGGGATGTCGTGTCGGTGGATGCCGACGCCATTGAACCAGCACCATCAACGCTGGACGAACGGTGGCGTACGGCCACCTCCGGCATCATCCGCCGGGACCGTGATCTGCTCGTGGTGATGAATGTCCCCGAGCTGTTGAAGCTTGAGCTCATAGCGATCTGACCGCCGCTGGTCACCCCTCCGTTCTGCAACGCGACTTCCCCAGGATTCCATCAATGTCAAGCAACCGTACCACCACCACCACCGCCGCCGCCCGCAACACCAAGAAGAACGCCGCCACCAAGCGTTCCGGCGGACGCGCCACCGCGACCCCCGCGCCCCGTCCACGCGGCGCCACCGTTGCCGTAGCGGCCGCGGAAGCCGCTGCCGCCGCGGCCGCGAGCGAAATTGAAACGTTCCGTACCCTGTTCTCAGAGTACGAAGCGCAGATCAATGCGATCAACACGTCGATGGCCGTGATCGAATTCGATCTCGACGGAACAGTCCTGACGGCCAACGACAACTTTCTGAACACGCTCGGCTACACGTTGGCCGAGGTGCAGGGCAAGCATCATAGCCTGTTCGTTGACGACAGCTACAAGGCCAGTGACGCCTATCGCGCCTTCTGGACGAAGCTGCGCCGTGGCGAGTTTGATAGTGGCGAATACAAGCGCATTGGCAAGGGTGGCCGCGAGGTCTGGATTCAGGCCTCGTACAACCCTGTGCGCGACGGAGAGGGCAGGCTCACCAAGGTAGTGAAGTACGCGCAGGACATTACCGAGCGCAGCAAGCAGATGGCCGACTTCGCGGGGCAGGTTACGGCGATCGGTCGGTCGAACGCGGTGATCGAGTTTGATCTGGATGGCAATATTCTGCAGGCCAACGACAACTTCCTGGCGGCGGTCGGCTACACGCTCGGCGATATCGTGGGCAAGCACCACAGCCTGTTCGTGGACGAATCCTACAAGAACAGCGCGGAGTATCGGGAGTTCTGGGCCAAGCTGCGCCGTGGCGAGTTCCATTCCGGGGAGTACAAGCGCCTTGCCCGTGGCGGCAAGGAGATCTACATCAGCGCGTCGTACAACCCGATTCGCGACCGGGATGGCAAGGTGTTCAAGGTCGTGAAGTACGCGACGGACGCGACGGAAGCGGTGCGCATGCGGGAGGAAATGGCGCTCTTCAAGCCGATGGTGGAGAATGCCAAGGTCAACCTCATGCTCTGTGACCTCGACTATACCATCAAGTACATCAATCCGGCGTCGGTGGCGACACTGCGACGGATCGAGCAGCACTTGCCGGTAAAGGCCGACCAGATTGTAGGCCAGAAGATTGACATCTTCCACAAGGACCCGGCACATCAGCGAGCCATGCTGGCCACCGACAAGCACCTGCCGCACAACGCGAAGATTCGAGTCGGCCCCGAGCACCTCGACCTGAATGCCGTGGCGATTTACGACAAGAACGGCAAGTACGTGGGACCGATGGTCAACTGGTCGATCATTACTGGTCAGGTGAAGATGGCCGACGACTTCGAGAACACCGTCGCCACCATTGCCAGTGTCGTGAGCTCCTCGTCTACCGAGCTCGAAGCCAGCGCGCAGGGCATGGCGGCGTCGTCGGAGGAGACGTCACGTCAGGCGCAGGCGGTGGCCGCCGCATCCGAGCAAGCCACGCGCAACGTGCAGACCGTCGCCAGTTCGGCGGAGGAACTCACGGCCAGCATTCGTGAGATTGCCAGCCGAGTACAGGAAGCGTCGCAGATCTCGCAGGTGGCCGTAAAGAAGGCCGGCGACACCACGGATACCATGGCGCGTCTGGGCAACTCGAGCCAGGAGATTGGCCAGGTGGTGAAGGTGATCACCTCCATTGCACAGCAGACCAACCTGCTGGCACTGAACGCCACCATTGAAGCAGCGCGGGCAGGGGAGGCGGGCAAGGGCTTTGCAGTCGTCGCGAACGAGGTGAAGGAACTGGCGCGGCAGACGGCCAAGGCCACGGAGGAAATTGGCAGCAAGATTGCCGGGGTTCAGTCAGAGACGAACAGCGCGATCGGTGCCATCCGGGAAATCACCGAGGTCATCTCGAAGATCAACGAGATCTCCACCACGATTGCCGGCGCGGTTGAAGAGCAGAACGCGGCCACCAGCGAGATCTCCCGCAATGTGGGCGAGGCCGCTCGCGGCACAGCGGAGGTCAGCTCGAGTATCTCCATGGTCACGCAGGTGGCTGCGGAAGGCGGGCGGACGGCAGAGAACATCAAGGGGGCAGCGTCGCAGC contains the following coding sequences:
- a CDS encoding chemotaxis protein CheW; protein product: MSASVTGSIAPTEFVTFRLAHQWIGIPVLIVQEVLMTHRIAHVPLAQEAIPGLLNLRGQIVTAVDLRSTLRLPPRQADADYMNVVVRYEGELFAFMVDDVGDVVSVDADAIEPAPSTLDERWRTATSGIIRRDRDLLVVMNVPELLKLELIAI
- a CDS encoding methyl-accepting chemotaxis protein; protein product: MSSNRTTTTTAAARNTKKNAATKRSGGRATATPAPRPRGATVAVAAAEAAAAAAASEIETFRTLFSEYEAQINAINTSMAVIEFDLDGTVLTANDNFLNTLGYTLAEVQGKHHSLFVDDSYKASDAYRAFWTKLRRGEFDSGEYKRIGKGGREVWIQASYNPVRDGEGRLTKVVKYAQDITERSKQMADFAGQVTAIGRSNAVIEFDLDGNILQANDNFLAAVGYTLGDIVGKHHSLFVDESYKNSAEYREFWAKLRRGEFHSGEYKRLARGGKEIYISASYNPIRDRDGKVFKVVKYATDATEAVRMREEMALFKPMVENAKVNLMLCDLDYTIKYINPASVATLRRIEQHLPVKADQIVGQKIDIFHKDPAHQRAMLATDKHLPHNAKIRVGPEHLDLNAVAIYDKNGKYVGPMVNWSIITGQVKMADDFENTVATIASVVSSSSTELEASAQGMAASSEETSRQAQAVAAASEQATRNVQTVASSAEELTASIREIASRVQEASQISQVAVKKAGDTTDTMARLGNSSQEIGQVVKVITSIAQQTNLLALNATIEAARAGEAGKGFAVVANEVKELARQTAKATEEIGSKIAGVQSETNSAIGAIREITEVISKINEISTTIAGAVEEQNAATSEISRNVGEAARGTAEVSSSISMVTQVAAEGGRTAENIKGAASQLSHESERLNSAVTDFLTKMRAL